The sequence ACAAAACTAGTAAAGAACTATTAAATCTTCTTGCAAAACATGCAGAAGAAATAAGAGTCTTAACTTACCCCTGTCCCGAATACAAACTTATAGGATGGCCAAGACCTCCAATGAGCAAAGAAGTTTTCGAAAAACTTGGAATGTCCGAAACTGCTAAAACCATTGTGGATTTTATTGAAAGAGTTCTAACGGAAGAAAAACCTGAGAAGGTAATTTTTGTTGGTGTCAAAGGTTCACCAACGTGTGGGGTATTCTATACGACTTCAAGCGATCCAGAAAAGTTCCCATATAGAATAATCGAAGAATTCTCTTATCTAAACAAAAAAGAACGGATAAAACTGTCAAAAGAACTCATGGAAGAGCAAAACTTCAAAGTAATACTAGGAGAAGGCGTGCTTTTCCAAATTCTTAAGAAGAGGTTTCCAGAGGCTATTTACCTAGAGTTTGATAAAGATAACATTGAAGAAAGCTTAAAACAACTTGACAAACACTTTAAACACTAAAGAGAGGACTATTCTCGAGGTTTCTCGGCCACCACCATTATTTCAATGTCGTCCATATCTACCTTTCGCTTCCCCCATCTCCCAGCAGTTCCTCCCCAAATGGCTTTCACTTCAAATCCAACCATTTTAAACATCAAATAAAGCTCTGTTGGGACATAAACTCGTTCTCGTATTGGAATTTTCGTACCATCTGGTGCCTCGAGTTCTTCAAAGAATGTCATGGTGTTCGGGTCAAATACTCCACTAGCAATATCCTCATTTGTGGCTTTTTTAATTCTTGAAAGCGCGCTTAGAGCTGTTAGGATGAACTTACCTCCCGGTTTCAGTGATTTATATATATTCCTTAAGATGGCTAAGTCATGCTCTATTGGGTCGTCAGACAAACCAAGTAATGAAAAGGCGCCCTCACATAGACATATCGCAGCGTCAAACTCTTCATTACACTCAAACCTAGCTGCATCTGCTTTTATCAATTCAACTTCAACACCCTCTTTTTGGGCCCATTCTTTTGCTTTTTCAAGCATTTTCTGGGAAATATCGATCCCTGTGACACGATATCCTCTCTTTGCAAGCTCTATAGAATGTCTTCCAACACCACAGCCCACATCTAATATTTTTGCACCTTCTGGAAGTTTAAATTCTTCCAGTAAAAAATCAATTTCTTTTTTCGTGTGTTTGGTAAAGGGTTCTTGTAAATAATAGTCAGCTTCCCTATCAAAAAACTCTTCCCATTCGTGCTTTTTCATAGTAACCACATACAAAACTCGTTTTTTCAGTTAAAAACTTTTGGATTATCTAAAGGGGTAAAAACGAACTATACAAAATACCTACAAATACACCTTCAAGAATAAACTATAAGAAAATTCATAAAGAGGTATAAATAGGTGTGGAATATGAATACTTTAATTATTTACGTTTCAATCCACCACAGAAATACTGAAAAAGTCGCAAAAGTCATGGCAAAAACTCTTGAAGCAGAACTCACAAAACCATGGGGAATAACGCCAAAAGAACTTTTAAATTACGATCTTATAGGATTTGGTTCTGGAATATACTGGTGGAGACATCACTGGGCTCTTCTAAAGCTTGTGGACAATCTTACAAGAATGGAAGGAAAGAAGGCTTTTATCTTCTCAACAGCTGGAATGAACATCCCTTGGTACAACCACAGACAACTGAGAAGAAAGCTGAAAGAGAAAGGCTTTCAAATTGTTGGAGAGTTCTCGTGTAGGGGCTGGGACACCAATGGATGGCTTGCCAAAATAGGTGGAATAAATAAAGGGCATCCAAATGAGAGGGATTTAGAGAGAGCGAGGAGGTTTGCTGAGGAGGTAAAAGTAGGTTTAAAAGATTAAGAACCTATTTTTGCCTGCATCCACCAACAATCTTTACTATCAGGATCTCTGACCAAGGGATTATAATATCTTTAATTCCATCTCGAAGGATAAGGTATCTGTTGTCGAAGATATCTCTAGGTTTCCCATAAAACTGAGTTCCTTTTCTCAATGTTACTTCCAAATAAGGCAATCTCGCTAAGAGTCCTTTCTTTTTTGGTAAGAATTCAGAATCTCTATACCAGATCTCCAACATAGCGCGCTCTTTGAACCAAGGAAACCATATAGCCAAGATGAACAAAAACACAGCCCAAGGAAAAGATAACAACCTCATCGCAGTTAAGAAATCTTCTCTCATAAAGTATCCAATCGTTGCTACAAGATATGTTGCAATTAAACTCCCAAGATTCCATTCAAAAAAAGAGCCCAAGTTTCTTATTTTAACAGGAGAAAATTGTGTAAATGCCAGATATATGCTAAATACCGCTCCGAACCACCAAATAAGAAGAATAATATTTGAAATTTCAATTAGCTTCAACTCTGTTGTCCACCACATGAGACCAATTAATATAGTCGATACAATGGTTGGCTTCCAGAAAGATAGAGAACGGTATGGTGATTTTTGAAAACCTGCTCGTTTTCTAAATTCATTAGCAAGAGACTCATAAATTAAAGCAAATTCCCCATACTCCTTAAAAAGGGACTGAAATTCTCCATGTTTTACTCGTCTAGAAAATCGTTCTTTTAACATCTCAGTTATTTGGGTTTGTTCCAAGATGAAGGCAATGATGAGAAATAACAAACTCAACTTATCCCCATAAGCACTCAATAAGTCCAGTACACTCATAATATCCCCCTAATAAAGAAAATACAATAGAACTTAAAAATTTATTTTAACAACACTAAAATCGCGCCTACCACTACCAACACCGTCCCAATGAAGGGCCTAGGAGCCATTTGCTCTCCCAATAAAAGCCACACTGTCTATAGCAACAATCACTTTAACACTCCCTGTTTTTAGTGCAGGAAAATAGAAAAACTATGAACGGAGCTCTCGCAACTCTAGAGAGAATTATAAAGGGTATCTTTCTAAATATCGTAACTAGAGTGGCAAAAATTGCTGAAAGGAGAGCATAAAAATGTAGATAGGCATTTCAAGCTCAAGCTTCCCTTATCGCTCTCTCCACAACTTCTTTGGCCTTCTTCATGAGCCCCTCCGCTTTTTCCTTTGTATGAGCTTCTAGAGTTATGCGCATTATTGGCTCTGTTCCACTCGGCCTGAAGAGAATCCACCACTCGTCGTTCTCAATCCTTACTCCATCAATATCAATGAGTCTTTTGTATGAGAATCTCTTGAGCGCTTCTTTTTCTATGAGCTCCATAGCTTTTTTCTTCTTCTCGTTAGGGCAGGGTATCTTTGCCCTAAGCGTCACATATCTTGGAACTTCCTTCGCGAGCTCGCTCAAAGGCCCCCGCTTGTCAATCATCTCCAAAACCAACGCCCCAGCGAAGATTCCATCGGGGGTTAGGTTCCATTGAGGCATTATCCAAGTGCCGCTTGGCTCTCCTCCAAAGATGGCATTCTCTCTCATGATTCCCTCAGCAACAGCAACATCACCAACCTTAACTCTAACAACCTCTCCACCTAAAGGCTTAACATAGTCATCAAGAGCAAAGCCAGCATCTACAGTTGTTATTATTCTGCCCTTTCCGAACTTCCTAAGCATGTATGCACTTATAAGAGAGAGCATCACCTCGTACTCCACAAAGTTACCTTCGTCATCTACGACCCCAATTCTATCCGCATCCCCATCATGGGCTATACCGACGTCTGCCTTGAAAACTTTAACAGCCTTGGAAAGTCCCTCAAGACTTTTAGCATTCGGCTCAAGTTCCCTTATGAAATATCCACTTGGGTGAGAGTTAAGGGAGATAACCTTATTCCCAAGTTCTCTTTGGAGATAGGGAGAAATCAACGCCCCTGCCCCATTACCTGCATCAACAACAACCGTATACCCCTTTGAAAGGCTAACCATCTCAAGGGCTTTTTTTATGTATTCTCTTCCAGGGTTGGCTGTTGTTAAGTTCCCAATCTCATTCCAAGGGGCTTTCTTAAAGCTCTTCTCTTCAAGGATCTTCTCAAGCTCATTTTCCATATCTCTTGTATAGGCCATCCCATTTGGCTGCCATACTTTAATACCATTATATTGTGGAGGATTATGTGAAGCTGTAATCGTAACCCCAGCATCTGCTCCATAAAGCCGAATAGCAAAACCAGTCAATGGAGTGGGAGAGACCCCAATATCAATCACATCAATACCAGTACTCAACAACCCTGAAATCATAGCGTTTTTTAGCATTTCGCCGCTCGTCCTAGTATCCATTCCCACAACAACTTTCCCTTCCCCTAAATAAGTTCCTAAGGCCTTTCCAACATTTAAAGCAAGTTCTGGAGTTAGCTTTTCATTAACGACTTCCCTTATTCCACTTGTGCCAAAATATTTCCCCATGATACTCACCATGTGATTGCTAACACTAAAAAATACGAAGCAAAGTTAAAAGATTTTTCATTCCATCTTTTCTAGAATCTCCTAACATAGCTTTTCTTTTCAATGACCCTCCCCTTCTCAAGTCGATAAACATCAACTCTATCCATGCCCATAGTTTCCCGCTTATATGAGACAAGATAGTCTACGAGATCCTTAATATCATATTTGAAAAGGGAATCTTTGTAGTACCTCGGTTCATAGATAAGGATAAGCCTATCCCTACGAGCAGTTATGAAAGAGTAGTACTTTTTTCGCTCCATTTTTGATCTAGAAAGAAGGGAATAAATAAGATATCCATCAAACTCTACTCCCTCCTCTATATTCCCAATAAAAACATTTTCTGGGTAATTAACTTCAAAAGGTAGGTACTCCACAAGAAAAGTATACCCTCTAGAAAGCCAAGCATTAAGAAAAATTCTCGCAAGCTTCTTTGCGTCCCCAGTAACTAAAACTACACCACTCTCAAGATTTGCTATCTTTTTAAGCATGACCCTTCCCCCTTGTTATTAGAAGTAGTCTTTTTAAAAACATACAGAATTGCACACCCAAACCATAAAATATATATTCTATTGTTCTCACTCCCATACGATAACCCCCCATTATGGAGGTCGACCTAATGAAGAATAGAGGATTAGCAGTATTTTTGATAGGAGTTTTGCTGTTTAGCGTTGCCGTAAGTGGGTGTATTGGTGGAGGAGAGAAGACAGAGACAGAAACAACCACTCCCCAATACGCAGGGAAGATTGCAGTAGTTTATGATGTTGGTGGAAGAGGTGACTTAAGCTTCAACGATATGGCCTACCTAGGTGCATCCAAAGCAGCAAAAGAATTTAACCTCGAGCTTAAGGAAGTACAAAGCAATACAGAATCAGACTATTTACCAAACCTCAGAAGCCTCGCCCAAACAGGAGAGTACAATCTCATAATAGCTGTTGGTTTTATGATGACCGATGCAGTAACACAGGTTGCAGATGAATTCCCAGACCAGAAGTTCGCTATCGTTGACGGATTCATTCCAGACAAACCAAATGTCGTAAGCATTCTATTTAAGGAAAATGAGGGGTCAGCCTTAATAGGGGCCCTTGCTGCTTTAATAGCTGCAAACGATGGAAAAGATAAAGTCGGCGCCGTTCTTGGTATCGAAATCCCAGTACTTTACAAATTCGAGGGTGGTTATAGATTCGGAATTAAGTGGGCCGAGGATTACTACAAACAAAAGACTGGAAACGATGTAAAGATAGACCTTCTTTACACTTACACAGGTTCATTCACAGACCCTGCAAAGGGTAAGACCGCAGCTCAAGCCCAACTCGGACAAGGAGCTTGGGTAATTTACCAAATAGCCGGGGCTGTTGGACTTGGTGTCTTCGATGCTGTTGATGAATATCTCAAGAGCCAAGGAAAAGAAATGGGGCCACCATTCGCTGTTGGTGTTGATTCAGCACAAGACTGGATTAAACCAGGCGTTATAATCGCCTCAATGATGAAAAGAGTGGACGTCGGTGTCTACAAGGCTGTTGAAATGGCCATTAAAGGCAACTGGCAAGGTGGAATAATGGAGCTTGGGCTTAATGAGCAAGGTGTTGGAGTAAGCACCATCGATGCAGTCAAAGAGATGTTTAACTCACTACCAGAAGACACCAAGCAGCAAAAACTCAAAGAACTAGGACTCGCTAGTGAAGACGAGCTCTTTGCTAAACTTGAAGAGACAAGAAAACAAGTTCCAGACTGGATATGGCAAGCCGTTGCAGAGCTTGAAGAGAAGATTAAAAGTGGAGAAATAAAGGTTCCCATGGCAACCACCAAAGATCAAATCGAAGCCATAAGAAATGCCCAAACATGGCAAGAAATGGAAGACTTAGCAAAACAATGGGAAAGCAGCTGATCTTTCCTTTCCTATTTTTAACTTTTATAACCTTTTAGGAGGTGCATCTATGGAAGAAGTACCAATTATTGAAATGAAAGGGATTGTCAAGATATATCCAGACGGTACAAAAGCCCTTAAAGGTGTTGATTTTTCCGTAAGAAAAGGTGAGATTCACGGGTTATTAGGTGAGAATGGAGCTGGAAAAACGACTTTAATGAAGATACTCTCTGGAATGCTTCATCCAACAGAGGGTAAAATACTTGTGAACGGGAAAGAAGTGAGATTTAAAAGTCCTGCTGATGCTCTTGCAAATGGAATTGGTATGGTTCACCAGCATTTCACGCTGGTAGATGTTTTTGATGGACTCCACAATATTATCTTGGGAATGGAGGGTCACGGTCTCTTCTCTAAAATAGATGTTGAAAAAGCAAGGAAAAAACTGCAAAAGCTTATGGATGATTTAAACTTTCAAGTTTCCCTTGATGTTCCTGTAGAAACCCTCCCTGTTGGTGTCCAACAAAGAATTGAAATTTTAAAAACCCTCTATAGAGACGTAGATGTACTTATTTTAGATGAACCAACTGCAGTGCTTACTCCAATAGAAGTGAAAGAGCTTTTCGAAGTACTCAAAAAGCTAAAATCCCAAGGTAAAACGATCATCTTTATCAGCCACAAACTCAAAGAGGTCATGGAGATAACAGATAGAGTAACCGTTCTCAGAAAAGGAGAACTAATAGGAACTGTAAATACAAGTGAAACCTCTCCCAAAGAATTAGCCAAAATGATGGTAGGAAGAGAAGTGGTTCTTAAGATAGAGAAACCTCCAAAAGAAGCCGGTAAGCCAGTGCTACAAGTGCAAGATCTGTGGGTAAGAGGGGATAGAGGCCAAGATGCTGTAAAGGGTTTGACATTTGAAGTGAGAGCTGGGGAGATCTTTGGAATAGCAGGAGTCGAAGGGAACGGACAAACCGAACTCATAGAAGCCATAAGTGGATTAAGAAAAATTGTAAAAGGTAAGGTCATTCTTAATGGAAAAGACATCACCGGAAGACCACCAAAAGAGCTCTACGACCTTGGAGTGGCTCACATTCCAGAGGATAGGATCCACATGGGACTGGTAACCGAGATGAGTGTTGCTGAAAACTCGATCCTTGGACTTCACTGGAGAGACACATTTAGAGGCCCCGTGGGAATGCTAAGGTGGGATAAAGCTAAAGAACATGCAGCAAAACTTGTAGAGAACTTTGAGGTCTTGGTTCCAAGTATAGAGTCCCCAGCAAAGAGCTTGAGTGGAGGAAATCAACAAAAGCTTATCGTGGCAAGAGAAGTGAGCAAACAACCAGAGTTCATTATAGCCTCTCAGCCCACAAGGGGTGTTGATGTTGCTTCGACAGAGTACATAAGAAATTACTTGATAAAACTTAGGAATGAGAATAAGGCTGTTCTTTTGGTGTCTGCAGATTTGGATGAAGTTCTCCAGCTTAGTGATAGAATGGCAATAATGTATGAAGGAAAGTTCGTTGGGATCGTAAAGCCTGAAGAGGTTACTGAAGAACAAATAGGACTAATGATGGGAGGTATAAAACATGAAAGCTAACATTAAAGGGTTCTTTAAGCCTCTTGTAGAAAGTCTAATAGCTATCATAATAGGAATGTTAATAGGTGCCATTATACTAGCATTCTCTGGATACAGTCCGACTGAAGCATATGTAGCCCTCTTTGATGGTGCATTAGGCTCCAAATATGGATGGGCCATGACCCTGAGTGCTGCAACACCAATAATTTTAACCGCACTAACCTTTGGACTTGGCGCAAGGACAGGTCTATTCAACATAGGTGCCGAAGGAACAGTGTATTTTGGAGCTATAGCTGCAATTATCTTCACTAATATTCTGGGAAATGTTTTAATAGGTCTTCTTGGTGGAATAATTGCGGGACTTGTGTGGATGTCCATTCCTGCCTTTTTAAAGGTCTTTAGAGGAGTTAACGAGGTTGTTTCTACAATCATGTTAAATTGGATGGCGTATTTCATTGCCTTATATATAGTCCTTCAGAAGATACCCAATCCAGATGACCCAAACAAAACCATAGCCGTCCCTGTAAGTGCGAGATTTCCAATAGTAATAAGAGGAACAGAGTTATCATGGGCCTTTGTCATTTCTGTGGCAGCAGCTCTCATAGCATATTACATTCTCTGGCATACCACATTAGGCTATGAACTAAGAGTTAGCGGATATAACGAAAGAGCAGCACGTTATGGGGGTATAAACCCCAAAAAAGCGGTGATATGGTCATTCTTACTAGGCGGAATTATGAGCGGTCTAGCTGGAGCTACTGAAGTCATGGGAAGACCACCAAGCTATGCAATAAGTCAGGGAATGGCAAACATTTATGGATATGGATTCGATGGAATTGGAGTTTCATTAGTGGGCAGAAACCATCCCATTGGAATAATATTCAGTGGAATATTCTTTGGTATGCTTAAAGCTGGAGCTACAGCTATGCAAATTGAAGCAGGAGTTCCCTTGGAGATGGTTAGAATGGTTCAGGGAATTATAGTCGTTACAGTTGCCATACCAGGACTTTTGGATCTATTGAAAAGGGTGGTGAGAAGATGATGGATGCAGTAATTTCAACCCTCATAGGAGCATTAACAGCAATGGTCCCCTTAGTGCTTACAAGTGTAGGAGCAGTGGTAAGCGAAAGAGCTGGTGTAGTAAATATCGGATATGAGGGAATACTGCTCATGAGCGCATTTTTTGGAGCTATTTTTGCCGAAATTACTGGGAATCCATGGATAGGACTCTTAGGAGGTGCATTTGTAGGTACACTCCTGGGAATGCTTCATGGATTTATAACAGTATATCTAAAAGGAGATCACGTTATACCAGGGATAGGTGTCAATCTGCTCGCATTAGGTATAGTAGCCTTTGGAATTCCTGCATATTGGGGAACAGCAGGTCAGCACCAAGTGCCTTCAAACTTTAGAATAGAACCCCTAATAAAAACTGCCTACGGAAGTTTAAGTCCAATGGTCATCATAACAATAGTAATTACTGTGCTGACCCATTGGGTGCTCTTTAGAACCCCATTAGGACTTAGAATACGATCTGTAGGTGAGAATCCAGAAGCAGCTGATGCGCTAGGTATTAACGTCGAACGTTATAGGTTTTTAGCCACAGTTTACGGAGCAACTCTTGCAGGCCTTGGAGGAGCTTTTATGAGTGTTGATTGGCTTGGTACAGTTACAAAACAGCTTTCCGCCGGAAGAGGTTTTATAGCATTAGCAAACATGGTATTCAGTGGATGGAATCCATTAAGGGCCCTTCTAGGAGGATTCATCTTTGGATTCTTTGACAACCTCTCAGTATGGGTCAGGACCACTCCAGCAGTCCAGAAAGTTATTCCGTGGCAATTCGTGGCAACACTCCCCTATCTGGTAACTCTGATCATAGTTGCAGGAATAATAGGAAAAGTAAGAGTTCCCAAGTGGGATGGAAAGCCTTACAAGAGAGAGTGATCTCTTTTTATTTCTTTATTATTACGCCTATAGCTGTCCCCAATGTTATACCCACTATAAGCGAAAGAAGGATATAAGTGGTGTTCAAGCTTACAGACTGAGGAACTTCTTTATATGGAGGCTCCTTAAAGGCTAGGAGAATGTTAGCAGAATTTTGGGCAAGTACTTCCGAATATTTCTTACCTACCCATGTCGTAGACACTTCAACTACTGGCACTCCGCTTCTTCGTGAAAGCTCAAAAGCAGCATCTTTTAAAGAGTTAGGAGAATCCTCAGAGTATATTATCACATCAATAGTTTTTGCTATTTCTAAAAGCTCATCCACACTCCTAGCCGGAACTTCCTCTTCAGGTTTTATTGAACTTACAACTTCCATCCCCATCCATTCCACTGCATACTGTTGAGAAGGAAGTTCAACTATTGCTCTTTTTCCCGTTATGTTGTGAGCTTGATAAGAAAGAATTATGCCCTCTATCTTAGCTCTAAATAGAGAGTACTGGGTCTCAAAATAACTCTCATGAGGATAAAAAGCAGACAAAACATCTTTAACCGCATCAGCAATTGCAAGAGCATTGTATGGGTCAAGCCACACTCCATGAGGGTTATTTTTGTTATAGTACCACCTCTCAGGAAGATAATGAAAACCATGCTTTTGATAATCTTCTATGCCCAAAACTTCTCCCTTCAAGATTCCTTCTTTCTCAATCTCCTCTATTTTTTCTTCAGCTGGCAAGTGGCCAATCGTGAGTATAACATCAGCCCTCTGAATTTTTTCAATTTGTTCCGGGGTAAGTTGGTACTGGTGTGGATCAACCCCTGGAGGGACAAGATATTCTACTTGGACACTTTCTCCAAAGGCTTCTTTAATTATTTCTGCTATCGGAGCTATGCTTGTGATTACTAGTGGTTTTTCTTGGGCTATGACAGGGGAAGAGAGTGAAAGCATGAATATCAAAAGTATTATTATCTTTCTCATTTTAGGCCACCCTAATAATGTTGGGTTCAGATGTTTTAAAGTTTTGCAGGATTTAAGGTTAAATATTCCAAAGTACAGAATATTTATGATGCCTATGAAACGGGAATTAATGGCAATTTTACTACTCCTAATACTCCTTCCAAGTGCTAATGCATACCAGTTTGAGCAAAATAATGTTCTAATAAAGATAAATCCAAATGAAGAGTTGCTCTCTATAACTTATTATCTCGCATTTGGTCATGACGAATTTGTGATCAATAGAAGAGCGTACATTAATGATGTGGAAATGTGGTTTGGAAAATACAAAGACCACGAAGCTGTGAAGATGCTCAAAGATTATTTCAAAGATGCAACGACTATTCCAGAAAGAGACTATAAACTATTCGTTCTCGATGCTTATCTTTTGCAGTTTTCAGAACCTCCTGAAATGAGAAGGATTTATACCGATTGGCAAGACCTAGAGCTCGATAAGATAGTCAATGTTTTAAGGAACTTCTCCCGAGACACAAACTTCATGGAGTTTTTTAAAGCACATGAGAACTATTACAGCAAGGATTTACAACTTTATAGCTCTGCTATAATGTTTCTCCCCCCAGATAAGTTCATGAAGCCCTACATGAATCTAGCAAACATACGTTTTGAATTCCACTTTCCATATCTAGTCTGCATTCACGGACACAGCTTTAGAGAGGAGGTTAATGAAACAAAGATATATGGTTCTGGTGGGATACCTCCGTTGGTTAGAAGAAATCCGCCAAAGACTTACTGGGGATTTCTTAGAGCAAAAGACACAATATTTGGCCTTCCATTGAACAGTGTTTATCTAAACAATAGTGAATTCGATAAATTGTGGGTTTTAGAGTTTATTTATCATGAACTTGGGCACGATATTACTACAGAAAAACTTGATGAATACTATGGCTACAAAGTTAAGCCTCTTCAGTATTTAGAGAGCATAATAGAAGAAGATATGCCATACCTAGCCATCTACGACATTCATTTTTGGGGAAATACAGGAATGATATACGAAAGCTTCGCCGACGCATGGGCATACTTTGCTTTAAGCAAAATAAATAAAGATTATGCAGAGCTTTCTCTCCAAATGGAAAAAGCGTGGGGTGAGTTCTGGATCGAAGAAATAATATCCCTCTATGAAAAGTATTCAAAGATTGCCATTGAGGAAAATAAGCCTCTTGATGAGTACATTTTAAACATACTAACTGAACTGAGTGAAAAAGTTCCGAAAGAGAGAGTTAAGGAGATCTATGAGAAAGAAGTTCCAGTAACACCTCTAAGAGCACTAGATGATGTAGTTAGAGAAGGAGAAGTTTTGATAGTCTACGGTACCCAAAATCCAGATAAAAATGGAGTGGAGTACGACAAGGAGACTGCAGAGATAATAAGAAACTACCTCCAGACTTTCTATTCTCAATGGCCTGGAGAAATAAAAATTGAAATAAAGGCCGATATAAACCTTACCCAAGAAGACCTTAAGAAAGATATAATTCTGGTAGGAGGCCCTTTAAGCAATAAAATTGTAGATCAGCTTGATGAAGAATTTCCCCTAAGATTTGTATTCTCAAACGGAAGTTGGATTTTGGTGAAAAATTCAGAATTTGAAAATGTAAGGACATTTTTGATAACAAATCAGAGTATAAAAGAAGTCAAATTCATCCAGAAGCGTTATTATTCGCCAGTTTCCCTTATCATGAGCATAAGGAATCCCTATAGAGAGGACAACTATATAGTGTGGATTGCAGGAGTAGATAGGTATAGAACAAGGAAATATAAAAATCCAACATACTATCTAGTAAGCTATCAAATATACGATGGAGCGAATATAGAGGAAGGATTCTATGTTCATTCATGACCGTTGCTTTTTCCATTCTTTATGTAGGGCTTTCCAATTGCTATGCTGAACCCTTTAAATGAGTCATCTTTGCGATGGAATTCTATGGCCAAGGGTAGATTGTTATCCTCGTTTATCACTATCCTCACGATTCTAGCCCTAGAGTGTCCATTTAAGTACTCCTCTTTTAGCTGCTCATAGTTTTCCAATGCCTCGTTGATGACTTCTTCGTGCATGTCATAAATCTCTCTGGAATAGTTGCTGTGCTCCTTTATTGATTTTATCATATCCTCTTTATCCAAAGGTATCACAACCTTAGGCTTTGCGCCAAGATTGCCCATCTGATTTAAATATCTTTCTCATCTGGGCAAATCTTAAGGCTTCCTCAAGCTTTTCTTTCGGAACCTCCATACCGTGTAATTCTTTAAACAACTCAACTATTTCATCCAGAGTGAGAGTTTCCTTCTCCTCAAAGAGGTTATTTACAAGGTTTATCATATCCTCAACAAAATTCCATGGGAACACTATCCACGCCCAATCAATTTCTTCTCCAAAATAATCTGGCTGAAACTTCGAGGTTTTGATTGTCAAGAGCGTTGCAACTTTGATTTCAGCTGGGTTTTTGCTCTCAACATAGTTCTTTGCAAGAGTCAGGCTTTCTCCTGTGTCAGCTATATCATCAACTATCAAAACTTTTTTACCTTCAAAGTCATACTGGGTCCCATATTTCAGTCTCGCTTTTCCATCTGGAGTTGCCGTGACTCCCCAATGCTCTACCTTAATACTTACAAGGTCTTTAACCCCAATATAATCACAGTAGAGCCTTGCGGCAATCCAACCTCCCCTTGCAAGACCTACAACAACATCTGGTCTCCACTCTTTCTCGAGAATCTTTGTTGCACCTTCTTTAGCCCATCTTTCTATATCGTCCCAAGAAGCTAAGTATGCTGGAAACTTTTTCATGATTTCCCTTACTGACGTTAATAAGAAGGAGATATTTAAGCTTTTCCCACCGACCTCTTCTCGTCGTTCACGACGAGACTTTCAGCCACAAAGGAAGTTAAAATGCCCGATCTTTTTAAAAACTTGGCAACCATTGCCACTTAAACAACTAGGAAAAGAGTAGAATTTTAATATACTCTAAACTTTAATTTAAAAGTGGTGAATGGAATGCCAACCATAATTGTAGAAG comes from Thermococcus sp. EP1 and encodes:
- a CDS encoding DUF523 domain-containing protein, which produces MKIIVLAPCLLSPFYVYRGPKDKEYKTSKELLNLLAKHAEEIRVLTYPCPEYKLIGWPRPPMSKEVFEKLGMSETAKTIVDFIERVLTEEKPEKVIFVGVKGSPTCGVFYTTSSDPEKFPYRIIEEFSYLNKKERIKLSKELMEEQNFKVILGEGVLFQILKKRFPEAIYLEFDKDNIEESLKQLDKHFKH
- a CDS encoding class I SAM-dependent methyltransferase → MKKHEWEEFFDREADYYLQEPFTKHTKKEIDFLLEEFKLPEGAKILDVGCGVGRHSIELAKRGYRVTGIDISQKMLEKAKEWAQKEGVEVELIKADAARFECNEEFDAAICLCEGAFSLLGLSDDPIEHDLAILRNIYKSLKPGGKFILTALSALSRIKKATNEDIASGVFDPNTMTFFEELEAPDGTKIPIRERVYVPTELYLMFKMVGFEVKAIWGGTAGRWGKRKVDMDDIEIMVVAEKPRE
- a CDS encoding flavodoxin family protein, which encodes MNTLIIYVSIHHRNTEKVAKVMAKTLEAELTKPWGITPKELLNYDLIGFGSGIYWWRHHWALLKLVDNLTRMEGKKAFIFSTAGMNIPWYNHRQLRRKLKEKGFQIVGEFSCRGWDTNGWLAKIGGINKGHPNERDLERARRFAEEVKVGLKD
- the glmM gene encoding phosphoglucosamine mutase, translating into MGKYFGTSGIREVVNEKLTPELALNVGKALGTYLGEGKVVVGMDTRTSGEMLKNAMISGLLSTGIDVIDIGVSPTPLTGFAIRLYGADAGVTITASHNPPQYNGIKVWQPNGMAYTRDMENELEKILEEKSFKKAPWNEIGNLTTANPGREYIKKALEMVSLSKGYTVVVDAGNGAGALISPYLQRELGNKVISLNSHPSGYFIRELEPNAKSLEGLSKAVKVFKADVGIAHDGDADRIGVVDDEGNFVEYEVMLSLISAYMLRKFGKGRIITTVDAGFALDDYVKPLGGEVVRVKVGDVAVAEGIMRENAIFGGEPSGTWIMPQWNLTPDGIFAGALVLEMIDKRGPLSELAKEVPRYVTLRAKIPCPNEKKKKAMELIEKEALKRFSYKRLIDIDGVRIENDEWWILFRPSGTEPIMRITLEAHTKEKAEGLMKKAKEVVERAIREA
- a CDS encoding BMP family protein, with the translated sequence MKNRGLAVFLIGVLLFSVAVSGCIGGGEKTETETTTPQYAGKIAVVYDVGGRGDLSFNDMAYLGASKAAKEFNLELKEVQSNTESDYLPNLRSLAQTGEYNLIIAVGFMMTDAVTQVADEFPDQKFAIVDGFIPDKPNVVSILFKENEGSALIGALAALIAANDGKDKVGAVLGIEIPVLYKFEGGYRFGIKWAEDYYKQKTGNDVKIDLLYTYTGSFTDPAKGKTAAQAQLGQGAWVIYQIAGAVGLGVFDAVDEYLKSQGKEMGPPFAVGVDSAQDWIKPGVIIASMMKRVDVGVYKAVEMAIKGNWQGGIMELGLNEQGVGVSTIDAVKEMFNSLPEDTKQQKLKELGLASEDELFAKLEETRKQVPDWIWQAVAELEEKIKSGEIKVPMATTKDQIEAIRNAQTWQEMEDLAKQWESS
- a CDS encoding ABC transporter ATP-binding protein, with the protein product MEEVPIIEMKGIVKIYPDGTKALKGVDFSVRKGEIHGLLGENGAGKTTLMKILSGMLHPTEGKILVNGKEVRFKSPADALANGIGMVHQHFTLVDVFDGLHNIILGMEGHGLFSKIDVEKARKKLQKLMDDLNFQVSLDVPVETLPVGVQQRIEILKTLYRDVDVLILDEPTAVLTPIEVKELFEVLKKLKSQGKTIIFISHKLKEVMEITDRVTVLRKGELIGTVNTSETSPKELAKMMVGREVVLKIEKPPKEAGKPVLQVQDLWVRGDRGQDAVKGLTFEVRAGEIFGIAGVEGNGQTELIEAISGLRKIVKGKVILNGKDITGRPPKELYDLGVAHIPEDRIHMGLVTEMSVAENSILGLHWRDTFRGPVGMLRWDKAKEHAAKLVENFEVLVPSIESPAKSLSGGNQQKLIVAREVSKQPEFIIASQPTRGVDVASTEYIRNYLIKLRNENKAVLLVSADLDEVLQLSDRMAIMYEGKFVGIVKPEEVTEEQIGLMMGGIKHES